The stretch of DNA TTACCTGCACCTCCTTCGTCGGGGATTACTCCCTTCCTACCACTCTTTTGTGGACAGATACAGGCTTACCGAGTTCCGCTTTTAATACTGAATGGGTTAGCGTCCACCTTTACCTCGGGGGAATAATAGATTGCGCATAGTGAGTATCCGAACTCTATGACCATACCCCTTGTCGTTTTTGACTACGGCGGTTTTAGCTTGCTATACCAAAGCATTCTAAGGTTAGTCTTTTCCGCCGCTCCAAATCTTGTCCCGATTCATCGGGAGTAACGAGGCTTACAGTGATTCACATTTATTACGCATACCATTCCTTCCGCTTCCTCTCACCGCAAAAGACTAGCAGTTTTCGCTTTGACCTCTCGGTCGCTGCTTATCTTGATTACCAAGGAGAGCTTTGATGTCCTCAGGGCTTAGCACCTCGCCATTACTAGCGACGCACCCCCGAGTAGGAAACTGATAGCAATATATCAGGTTAGATCCAATTTGATCGACTTTTGTAAGTTCAGCTTTTCATTGGTCTAACAGTATTTAAAAGCGACTTTGCTCGTCGCACCAGGTATGCATTGTTGCAGCCAGCGTTCTTTTTTTCTCTTTTTTTATTCGCCGAAACCGAAGCACAATTACCTGATTTTCAGCACTAAATTTCAATCGGAGCGGTTTTCTTTTTATCGCCCGAAATGAAAAACTGATTTTCAATTTTATCCTTTTCATCCGAGAAGTACCTTTCCCTTTCGGTCGTTTTTCTTTTTTACTTATCGTAATATTTAATGAACTCTTTTGCTTTATCTACACTCAAAGATTTTAATTTTATTTTCTGCAACACTTGTTCTTTTGGCATCATTGAGCGATAAAGAAAAAGATTATAGACTTCATTTCTTTCGTCGATACTTAAATCCTTATTTTCTGAATTTACATTTTTATATGCTTCTGCAATTCTTTCCCAAATAGCAATTTCTCTATCTGGATTTAAATCCCTTTGAAAATTTTCGATTGTTTTTTCAATGGGTGTTGTGTCAACCTCTTTTAAAATCTCTTTGAATTTGGTAATCCTATTTATCTGTTCATCGCTTAATTTTTCATGAACAATCTCATTTGGTTGTAATTCGCTAATGTTGATTGTTTTCAATTCTCCTTTTTCAGCATTCGGTTTTTGATTTTTATTTGAATTGCAAGAGTAAAGCAATCCAAAAATTAAAATTATGAGTATTAGTCCGATGGTTATTTTCATTTTTTCTTTTTTTCGTTGACTGCAACAATTGTGTATCCCCAACTCACTATTGCGGATACACCAGTTTTACACTTATTTGATCCAACGGACTTACGATCGAACTCAACCTATTCTGAGCCACATGCGTATAAATAACCATCGTATCTAAATGGTTATGGCCCAGCAGTTCATGAATGTATCTGATATCAACCCCCGCCTCTAACAAGTGCGTCGCAAATGAATGTCGAAGGGTGTGAAGTCTTGCAAATTCCCCAACATTTGCTCTTGCAGCCGCAAGCCGAAATCACTACTCGCACTATATTGGCCACCCATTTGCCCTTCAAATAGCCAGTACTTTGGATCATATGTATTAATATACTGCTTCAAAATAGTGATAAATTGTTTAGACAACAAGATGTCCGATCTTTTTTATGCTTAGAGCATGTTTGGAGGTCGCTTTTGGAGGCAAAAAGTGTCAATTTTTCGCTGAGACTAGGCGCTTTTTGAAGTTCATACCCTTCGGTACGGACGAAAAAAGTAACGAAGTATCAGCGAAAAAGGGATATTTTTAGACCCAAATCGACCTTGGGAGATTCATGAACACCATAAATCACTATAAAGGCCGTGAATAAAGGGTGACCTCCAAACATGCTCTTAGACAACAAGGCGTACCGATCTTTTTATGCTTACCTCCTTTTATAAATAACCTTTGGTTTTAACTACGGCCTTTTCAAAGACTCTCGGCATATAGTGCGTCTGGTCAAATTCGATACTTAGCACCTCTCTAAACAAGCACTAAAGCATAAAAGATTTCCCTTCCGATTTGCCGGACCCTCTCGTCATATCGGGCTGTTTCTTCGGGGGTATCATCGGCTTCCTTTGGGTCATTGTACGTCAGTGGCAAACGAAGCTCAGCTCCTGGAATGAAGGGGCAATTTTCATCTGCATCCGAACAAGTCATGATGGCGGCGAAATCCTTTTGCGGGTTAAAAGCATCGTCAAACGTTTTGGAGAAACATTCCAAAACAGGGCCGTTCGGTGAAAAGGAAACCAAATAATGCGGGTTGTGCCCATTGGGGTTTTCAATCTTAAAACCGACACGCTCCATAGCGGCTACCGCTCTGGGATTAAACGCAGTAGCTTCCGTTCCTCCGGAGTAGGTCGAAATGTTGTCCAGACCATAATAATTTGCAGCGGTTGCCGCCCAAATTTGACTGAGGTGACTGCGCCGGGAATTATGGGTACAAATAAAATTAAGGGCAATAGGATCGTCATTTGCGCTCTTTTTACGGATATACGCTGCTAATTGCGCTAACAACTCTTTTCTCGGTTCTGGGATGAGATCACTTTCTTCAATGAGTTTCTCAATATAATCATTAAGCAAAGGATATATTTTATTCATTGTTTTATTGCTATTTAGCGATGGTTTAAAACAAAAAAATTAGCACTCACAATTTTGATCCAATACGTAAGTATCGAATAAGTCATTGAGCAAAGATTGGATTTCCCTCCATTTTGAAGCATCAATGCAATAATTTACACTCGTCCCCTCTATGGTCCCTTTGATAATTCCGAGCGCCTTCAGTTCTTTGAGATGCCTGGAGATGGTTGGTTGAGCCAATTGAACTTCCTCCACTATTTCTCCACAAATACAGGAATTCACTTTCAGCAAATACTGAATGATGGCGATACGGGCTGGATGACCGAGTGCTTTGGCAATCGTAGCCAGTTCGTTTTGTTCAGTGGTGAAGTTTTCAGTTTTGGTTAGTCCCATTTTAATAATGATTTGTTAATAGCAATATTACGATTAAATAAGCGTCCATCCATTATTTTTCCTACTACTTTTCCAAAAAATTATACCATTGCGAAAAATAACCAATCAGCGAATGACGAAAGTATCCTGGTTTTCCTAAATTTAACCCTTCCGAATACTTCCCACACTAAGTAATGGTGAAATAATAAGTTGTTAATTTCAGGGCAGTCATTTTTTCACCAGACAAGGCACGAGGAGGAAGCCTAGCCTAGCTAAGCGACCGATCGAGTAACGCAGTATGGTGGAAAAAGGGCCCCATCAAATTAATAAGTTATTGTTTTACCATTACTAAATCCATCCATCGATGAAGAAAAGCAATAGGCTAATACTTATTTGGTCATTTTTTATTTTTATCATTAACATGCAAGCCCAAAACAACAATGGTTTTTCCCCACGAGAAATAGGTCAACAAATAAAGCTGGAAGGCGTTTTCCAAGGTTTTCCCTCTCCTGAGGGTTTCAAGGAGCATTTGCAACAACTAACCAAGGAACCTCATGTGGCAGGTACAGCAGCCAACAACCGGGTCGCCGACTACCTCGTAGAAGCCATGACGAAAGCTGGCTTAAAAGTGGAGCGACATCCTTATGATATTTATCTACCACAAGGACCTGGTGATATACGCATTGAACTGGTGACGCCACTCCGCTTGCCACTCAACAATAAAGAGGACATACTGACAGAAGATCCCTTCTCCAAGCACCCCAATATTGATCCGGGCTGGAATGCCTACTCTGGTTCGGGAGATGTAACGGCAGAAGTCGTTTACGCTAATTTTGGCCGAAAGGAAGACTTTGAACAGCTCGCCGAAATGGGCGTTTCTGTCAAGGGCAAAATTGTTATTGCCCGCTACGGAGGGAATTTCCGAGGTTACAAAGCCAAATTTGCCGAAGCAGCGGGTGCGGCAGGCCTCATCATTTATACCGACCCTGCCGATAACGGTTATATGAAAGGCTTGGTGTACCCCGAAGGTCCTAATTTTAACGAAAGTACCATCCAAAGGGGCTCCGTTTTGACGCTCGATTTTACGGGCGATCCCTTGACGCCCTTCGAACCGGCCTTGCCCCTGGATGGCGATAAGAAAGTCGAACGGCTCGACCCCAAAACGGTGGCGTTGCATACCATTCCCGTTACGCCTATCCCTTATGGATCAGCTAAGGAGATTTTTTCTCGAATGGCGGGGCGCCCCGTCCCCCGTGGCTGGCAAGGGGGCTTACCTTACCCCTATCGGCTTGAAGGAGGGGCGGCGCTTACGGTCCGACTAAAGGTGGACCAACCTATGGCTCAGACCCGCATCCAAAATGTCGTAGGGACCTTGGAAGGTAGTCAGTACCCTGATGAGTGGATTATCCTCGGCAGCCATTATGACGCCTGGGCTTTTGGTGCCACAGACCCTAATAGCGGAACGGCCATGTTGCTATCGGTAGCCGATGCGCTAGGCAAATTGGTGGAAGCGGGGTATAAGCCTAAACGAACCATCAAAATAGCCCATTGGGATGCCGAGGAGTTTGGCATCATCGGCTCCACCGAGTGGGTGGAAGAATTTAAAGAAGAATTGACTAAAAAAGCCATCGCTTATTTCAACGCAGATGGCGCCTGCACGGGGCTGAACTTTGGCGGAGCCGCCAGCCCCTCACTCAAGAACCTCCTCATCGAAGCAACCAAGGTCGTAGCCTACCCCAAAGGAGAACAAAGCGTTTATGAACATTGGTTGGAACGAGCCAGCGACAAAAGCAAAGGCCCGAATATTGGCAACCTGGGGGGCGGCTCAGATCACCTTCCCTTTTATGCACATGTTGGCATTCCCAGCCTGGGAGCAAGTATGAGTGGCCCTAGCCTCTATCATTCAGGCTATGATGATTTCTATTGGTACAAAACATTTAGCGATCCTGATTTCGTTAGCGGTCCAACCTTAGCCAAGGTCTTTGGTGTGATGGCCTTGCGTTTGGCAAATGCCAATATCTTGCCCCTGGATGTGGAGCGTTATGGCATCGATTTGGAATTACATCTAGCCAATGCGGAAAAAGAAATTCAAACCTATATTCAAGGGTATTCACTGGCTGCCTTAAAGGAACAGGCGAAAGCACTCACTGAAAAAGGCAAAAAATATAATGAGATAAAAGCTGAAAAAATGGAACGTTCTGCCATGCAGAAAGTCAATTGGCAGCCCATCAATGCCGCCCTGATTCGCCTCGAACGCTCCTTTATTGATCCCGAAGGGATGGCTTATGGCAAGTGGTACCAGTCACTCTATGCTTCTTCTGATCCCTATAGCGGTTATGCATCCTGGATGCTTCCTGGCTTCCTTTACGAGGCTTCGCTGAAATCAACGGTTAATCTTCCTTCACTGGAAAAGCGATATGCTGCTGCACTCAAAACCCTGGATGATCGAATAGAAGAAGTCATGCGCTGGGTAAAAAGATAAAACTTATAAATAGCTGTAATAAACTTACAAATAAGTGTACTTATACTTTTAGACTTTTGGCGCTTTTGGAAATCCTCCGTTTTCCAGGCTGGAAGCGGGAAAAAGTGGGAAGGCGGAAGTCGGAAGTGAGAAAATTGCGCACCTGAGCCTTTCCGCCTTCCGATTTCCGCCTTCAAAACAGGGAATGTCAAAGGTCTAGTATACTTATCAAAGGGATTTTTTTGCACCTTTACATTAAATGAGACGGAAAAAAAAATAAATGATACCACTTTTGATTCGCTAAAACTTTCAAAGCAACTGACTGCAAGGAAGTTGTGTAAAAATTTTAGCGAATCTTTGAAAAAAGTGGTAGCATTTATTTCCGTCAAACTACAATTACAAACAACCACCAACTATATGCAAGATTTTTTATTAGTCATTGATTGGAATGCTTCTCCCGAGATTGTAAGTATTGGCCCGATTACCCTTCGCTGGTATGGTTTGCTTTTTGCCACGGGCTTTTTGTTGGGCTTGATGATTGTAACGCGGATGTTCAAGGCGGAAAAGGCGCCAGAAGAATGGTTGGACAAAATCTTCGTTTATATGATCGTGGGTGCTGTGCTGGGCGCTCGACTGGGACACGTGTTTTTTTATGAATGGGATTATTATTCCAAACACCTGCTAGAGATTCCACAAGTATGGCGTGGCGGCTTGGCAAGCCATGGCGGCGCCATTGGTGTCATTACAGCCTTGTATATTTTCTCCCGACGGGTCTCCAAGCGTCCGCTATTATGGATATTGGATAAAGTAGCTGTGCCAACTGGACTGGCCGGTTTCTTGATAAGACTAGGCAACCTGATGAATTCTGAAATCGTAGGAAAACCCTCTGATGCGCCTTGGGCTTTTAATTTTTTGAAAAATCCAGCGGTAGCAGGCACCCCGGTCCACCCTGTTCAGCTGTATGAATCAATCTCTTACCTACTCTCTTTTTTCATTCTGTACTACGTCTATTGGTTTACTAACAAAAAGGACAAGCTCGGTTATGTCTTTGGTCTATTCATGGTCTTGATTTGGGGCTCCCGCATTTTCATGGAATATTTCAAACGCAGCCAAGGAGGCTTTGAGACGGCTTTTGGCAATGCCTTAAGTACCGGCCAACTCTTGAGTATTCCTTTTGTTTTAATTGGGTTTTATTTTATGTTCAGGCCAACGCCTGCGAAACATTAAGCCTTCTTTGAAAAATCTCGTGGGCAATCCTAAAAAGAAAGCAAAAACGACCAAAGGAAGTGTTGCTTTCTTTTTAAGATTGCCTTTAGATCACGAGATTTGTCAAAGAACCACATTAATGATGATGATAAATCTAAGAACAAAGCAGCCAGGAATCGTAGCCATCGCCCTAATAACGATGTTGTTATTTTCTTCTTGCGGGGAAAATCAGCCGTCGGATCAGGAAAAGGGAAACGAAGCTCCCCCCAATTTTGTGCTACTGATGAGTGACGACCAAGGTTGGGATGAAGTCGGTTACAATGGCCATCCACACCTAAAAACGCCCGTACTGGATGAAATGGCCAGGCAAGGCTTACGCTTTGACCGATTTTATGCCGGCCATTCATCCTGTTCGCCTACGCGAGGCAGCTTTCTAACAGGACGTCATCCAAACCGCTATGGCACTTTTTCTCCTAATTGGTCTATCCGACCAGAGGAAATCACCATAGCACAGCTCTTAAGTAAAGCGGGGTATGCAACTGCTCATTTTGGTAAGTGGCACCTGGGGCCAGTAAAGGCAGATTCACCCACCAGTCCCGGCGCTATGGGATTTGACGAGTGGCTTTCTCATGACAATTTTTTTGAAATAAACCCTGTTCTGTCTCGGAATGGTGGCGCACCACAGTCATTTGAAGGAGAAGGGTCTCAACTCATTGTTGATGAGGCCATCAAGTTTATGGAAAAAGCCAAACAGAAAAACCAACCCTTCTTAGTGGTCATTTGGTATGGCTCTCCTCATGAGCCTTATAGTGGATTACCAGCAGACCTGGCTTTATATGACAAACTCCCGGCCGATTATGCGCAGCAATCGGTTAAATTGACCTCTAATGAAACCGGAGAGCAGGTGGACCGCCCATTACGTGAAGTACTACAAGAGCGTTATGCAGAAATAACAGCCATGGATCGATCTATTGGTGTTTTGCGCAATTATCTAAAAGACAAAGGATTGCGCGACAACACCCTGCTATGGTTTTGTGGTGATAATGGTACCCCTCCTAGTGCTGCCCGAACGGGGATGAGCTTGCGCGGACAAAAGGGAACCCTATACGAAGGAGGTATCCGTGTACCAGGCCTCATCGAGTGGCCTAAGTATATCAAGGAGGCTAGAACCACTCAACTTAACGCTGTCACGAGTGATATTTTTCCTACCCTATGTGCTTTGACAGCGCAACCTTTGCCCGAACGGCCTTTGGACGGCATCAGTTTAGCGCCTTTGATTAAAGGGGCCATGCAAGATCGTGAGGCGCCTCTTGTCTTCTGGCATTTTGAAACAAACAAAGTGTTCAATGAGGAATCCCAGCCCTATATCGATCCCCAACTCCAGGAAGGCACCCTGCCGCTGGTCAAGATCATGGACGGCAAATTCACCCGTTCTTTTCGCAATCTCCACTATCCTGGCATTTCGGAAGGCCATGCGGGTGGAGCACGGACCATGATAGACAAGCAGTATAAGTTGCTAATAGATGCCCATGGAGGCGATAAACCGATCATCGAATTATTTGATCTTAGGAACGACCCGGCCGAGGAGAACAACCTGGCGTCCCTTCATCCAGCTATCGTTGAGACCATGCAACAACAACTTATTCTCTGGCAGCAATCCGTCTTGCTTAGTTTAACAGGCCAGGATTACAGATAGATCAGTAAAACCAGTTTTACTATTATCTCGCACAATAAGTCCTTACCTTTAGGCCGTTAAAGGATCACTTGTCTTAAAGAACCAATAACGATTGATATATGAGAAAAAGGATCATTTGGTCGACCTTACTCGTCGGCCTTATAGCATGTAGCAACCAAATAGCAAATAATTCATCCTCCGAATCCGAAACTTTAAATGAGGTTACACTCCCCTCTACGCCAGAAAATTACGCACTGGGATATAATTTAGGCGCGCCCGATGTAACCATGAAGCTTTCAAAAAAACTGGAAGAAATTTCGGGACTGAGTATGAGTAAGGATGGGCAACAGTTAGTGGCTATTGAAGACGAAAATGGCAAAGTTTATCTACTAGATAAGACGACAGGGGAAATCCAACAAGATTTCACCTTTTGGAAGTCAGGAGACTACGAAGGTGTTGAGGTCGTTGGCTCCGATATTTATGTTTTAAAAAGCTCGGGCACCTTATACCGGATTTCAAAACCAGGCGAAACGGACCAAGTGGTTGAAAAATACAATAATGTTTTGGACCAAGACAATGATGTCGAAGGCCTTGCCTACGACCAGGCGAATCACCGCTTATTATTAGCATGCAAAGCCAAGGCGGGGGACGGAGAGGCTTTCCAGGCGAAAAAAGGCATTTACGCTTTTGATCTGCAAACGCTCACACTACAAGAAAACCCTGCTTATGTGATTAGTCTTCCTGATATTCACGATTACCTAGAGACCGCACCAGCCATTCGGAAATTGGAAAAACTAGCAGAAATGTTTGCTCCGGGTCAATCTGATTTGACTTTTGCACCTTCGGGCATTGCCATCCATCCAATTACCAAGGATATTTTTATCATTTCTTCTGTTGGAAAGGTACTTTTGGTTCTAAGTGCTTCGGGTAAACTCCTGCACATTGAAAAAATGAGTAAGGAAGTACATCCCCAACCAGAAGGCATTTGTTTCGATGAAAAAGGCAACCTTTATATTGCTAATGAAGGTAAAGGCGGCACAGGAAAAATATTTCGATTTGATT from Saprospiraceae bacterium encodes:
- a CDS encoding protein-tyrosine-phosphatase, which encodes MNKIYPLLNDYIEKLIEESDLIPEPRKELLAQLAAYIRKKSANDDPIALNFICTHNSRRSHLSQIWAATAANYYGLDNISTYSGGTEATAFNPRAVAAMERVGFKIENPNGHNPHYLVSFSPNGPVLECFSKTFDDAFNPQKDFAAIMTCSDADENCPFIPGAELRLPLTYNDPKEADDTPEETARYDERVRQIGREIFYALVLV
- a CDS encoding metalloregulator ArsR/SmtB family transcription factor — encoded protein: MGLTKTENFTTEQNELATIAKALGHPARIAIIQYLLKVNSCICGEIVEEVQLAQPTISRHLKELKALGIIKGTIEGTSVNYCIDASKWREIQSLLNDLFDTYVLDQNCEC
- a CDS encoding M28 family metallopeptidase, with translation MKKSNRLILIWSFFIFIINMQAQNNNGFSPREIGQQIKLEGVFQGFPSPEGFKEHLQQLTKEPHVAGTAANNRVADYLVEAMTKAGLKVERHPYDIYLPQGPGDIRIELVTPLRLPLNNKEDILTEDPFSKHPNIDPGWNAYSGSGDVTAEVVYANFGRKEDFEQLAEMGVSVKGKIVIARYGGNFRGYKAKFAEAAGAAGLIIYTDPADNGYMKGLVYPEGPNFNESTIQRGSVLTLDFTGDPLTPFEPALPLDGDKKVERLDPKTVALHTIPVTPIPYGSAKEIFSRMAGRPVPRGWQGGLPYPYRLEGGAALTVRLKVDQPMAQTRIQNVVGTLEGSQYPDEWIILGSHYDAWAFGATDPNSGTAMLLSVADALGKLVEAGYKPKRTIKIAHWDAEEFGIIGSTEWVEEFKEELTKKAIAYFNADGACTGLNFGGAASPSLKNLLIEATKVVAYPKGEQSVYEHWLERASDKSKGPNIGNLGGGSDHLPFYAHVGIPSLGASMSGPSLYHSGYDDFYWYKTFSDPDFVSGPTLAKVFGVMALRLANANILPLDVERYGIDLELHLANAEKEIQTYIQGYSLAALKEQAKALTEKGKKYNEIKAEKMERSAMQKVNWQPINAALIRLERSFIDPEGMAYGKWYQSLYASSDPYSGYASWMLPGFLYEASLKSTVNLPSLEKRYAAALKTLDDRIEEVMRWVKR
- the lgt gene encoding prolipoprotein diacylglyceryl transferase, translated to MVAFISVKLQLQTTTNYMQDFLLVIDWNASPEIVSIGPITLRWYGLLFATGFLLGLMIVTRMFKAEKAPEEWLDKIFVYMIVGAVLGARLGHVFFYEWDYYSKHLLEIPQVWRGGLASHGGAIGVITALYIFSRRVSKRPLLWILDKVAVPTGLAGFLIRLGNLMNSEIVGKPSDAPWAFNFLKNPAVAGTPVHPVQLYESISYLLSFFILYYVYWFTNKKDKLGYVFGLFMVLIWGSRIFMEYFKRSQGGFETAFGNALSTGQLLSIPFVLIGFYFMFRPTPAKH
- a CDS encoding sulfatase-like hydrolase/transferase, with the protein product MMMINLRTKQPGIVAIALITMLLFSSCGENQPSDQEKGNEAPPNFVLLMSDDQGWDEVGYNGHPHLKTPVLDEMARQGLRFDRFYAGHSSCSPTRGSFLTGRHPNRYGTFSPNWSIRPEEITIAQLLSKAGYATAHFGKWHLGPVKADSPTSPGAMGFDEWLSHDNFFEINPVLSRNGGAPQSFEGEGSQLIVDEAIKFMEKAKQKNQPFLVVIWYGSPHEPYSGLPADLALYDKLPADYAQQSVKLTSNETGEQVDRPLREVLQERYAEITAMDRSIGVLRNYLKDKGLRDNTLLWFCGDNGTPPSAARTGMSLRGQKGTLYEGGIRVPGLIEWPKYIKEARTTQLNAVTSDIFPTLCALTAQPLPERPLDGISLAPLIKGAMQDREAPLVFWHFETNKVFNEESQPYIDPQLQEGTLPLVKIMDGKFTRSFRNLHYPGISEGHAGGARTMIDKQYKLLIDAHGGDKPIIELFDLRNDPAEENNLASLHPAIVETMQQQLILWQQSVLLSLTGQDYR
- a CDS encoding SdiA-regulated domain-containing protein, with the translated sequence MRKRIIWSTLLVGLIACSNQIANNSSSESETLNEVTLPSTPENYALGYNLGAPDVTMKLSKKLEEISGLSMSKDGQQLVAIEDENGKVYLLDKTTGEIQQDFTFWKSGDYEGVEVVGSDIYVLKSSGTLYRISKPGETDQVVEKYNNVLDQDNDVEGLAYDQANHRLLLACKAKAGDGEAFQAKKGIYAFDLQTLTLQENPAYVISLPDIHDYLETAPAIRKLEKLAEMFAPGQSDLTFAPSGIAIHPITKDIFIISSVGKVLLVLSASGKLLHIEKMSKEVHPQPEGICFDEKGNLYIANEGKGGTGKIFRFDYSH